One Rissa tridactyla isolate bRisTri1 chromosome 4, bRisTri1.patW.cur.20221130, whole genome shotgun sequence DNA window includes the following coding sequences:
- the ZNF507 gene encoding zinc finger protein 507 isoform X1 — protein MEEGSSVAVLMPNIGEQEAVLISETLIGPTLQNSEDQRKCKTDPLIHVIQKLSKIVESEKSQRCLLIGKKRSHPNASAQSFDADDLCEIPAKAIELSVIATKKTEELQADYFVTECLPQSKKKVTCYQCSLCKFLSPSLLTLQEHIKQHGQKNEVILMCSECHFASKSQEELESHFQNHHENDSKNSIQTKVQQCVNVARSFLQGPVEGSVKSGTDQTGNLECKDITTTHVPEMGRRKWYTYEQYGMYRCLICRYTCGQQRMLKTHAWKHAGEVDCSYPIFEEENETTNLSDMVVTHTPQSVDTVVLSLENNELDIHSEPSLQLQICNSEQLSCKSPLGTNVKEEEMLNQSVVHSPTAEVLEETVSDTEQDNMMADSLLSSAQKIINCSPNKKGHVNVIVERLPGAEESVLQKPFLMNTDIETEKKLISEESRVTCEEPDEVYNSDDIQEVIIGWNNAEKKDNELSSNKSITTDENAPPVRRRTNSESLRLHSLAAEALVTMPIRAAELTRSSFRTLTGEDAVDAGAGQGEADGPCMAHSKVVSSLKSPSEEFSGLNQSECAIVEIQKERPELSEAPIKMGISMSLLTVIEKLKERTDQNASDDDILKELQDNAQCQNANDANIPGSNLVEYIPNVDRPYRCRLCHYSSGNKGYIKQHLRVHRQRQPYQCPICEHIADDSKDLESHMINHCKTRMYQCKQCEESFHYKSQLRNHEREQHSLPDIFSTATSNKLIVSNGVDEREGSKSSVQKLYRCDVCDYTSTTYVGVRNHRRIHNSDKPYRCRVCDFATTNMNSLKCHMRRHPQEHQAVQLMEQYKCSLCGYVCSHPPSLKSHMWKHASDQNYNYEQVNKAINDAISQSSRFQGQLPDKTLLEGTDESTVSILGSSDNLVSFTESINQTTNEISGSDENEKPNLMNTSCSLEKNSTLPHLGTEYCVLLFCCCICGFESTNKENLLDHMKEHEGEIINIILNKDHSTTQSTN, from the exons ATGGAAGAAGGAAGCAGCGTTGCAGTATTGATGCCAAATATTGGGGAACAGGAAGCTGTGCTGATTTCGGAAACACTGATTGGCCCAACACTGCAGAACAGCGAAGATCAGAGAAAATGTAAAACCGATCCTCTAATCCATGTTATCCAAAAACTAAGCAAAATAGTTGAGAGTGAAAAGTCACAAAGATGCCTTTTAATAGGGAAAAAGCGTTCCCATCCTAATGCTTCTGCCCAGTCCTTTGATGCAGACGATCTTTGTGAAATCCCTGCTAAAGCAATTGAGCTATCTGTTATTGCTACTAAAAAGACTGAAGAGTTACAAGCAGATTATTTTGTGACTGAATGTcttccacaaagcaaaaaaaaggtgACATGCTACCAGTGTAGTCTATGTAAGTTTCTATCACCTTCTCTCTTAACACTACAAGAACATATAAAGCAACATGGGCAGAAAAATGAAGTGATATTGATGTGCTCGGAATGTCATTTTGCTTCGAAAAGCCAAGAAGAACTTGAATCCCACTTCCAAAATCACCATGAGAATGACAGTAAAAATAGCATCCAGACAAAAGTGCAGCAATGCGTAAATGTCGCTCGTTCATTTTTGCAAGGGCCAGTGGAAGGAAGTGTCAAATCAGGGACTGATCAGACAGGAAATCTGGAATGTAAAGATATAACTACTACTCATGTGCCTGAAATGGGCAGGAGAAAATGGTATACTTACGAGCAGTATGGCATGTACCGGTGTTTAATTTGTCGGTACACCTGTGGTCAGCAAAGAATGTTGAAAACGCACGCTTGGAAGCATGCGGGTGAGGTTGATTGCTCCTATCCtatatttgaggaagaaaatgaaactacCAACTTGTCAGACATGGTTGTAACTCACACACCTCAGAGCGTGGATACAGTTgttctttctttggaaaacaaTGAACTTGATATCCATAGTGAACCTTCTCTTCAGCTTCAGATTTGCAATTCTGAGCAACTGTCATGCAAATCGCCATTAGGAACAAATgtaaaagaggaagagatgttAAATCAGTCTGTAGTGCATTCTCCTACTGCAGAGGTTTTGGAGGAGACTGTATCAGATACAGAACAGGATAATATGATGGCTGATAGCCTGCTTTCATCAGCACAGAAAATCATTAATTGTAGTCCAAATAAAAAGGGTCACGTTAATGTAATAGTAGAGCGTTTGCCAGGTGCTGAAGAAAGTGTCTTACAAAAGCCTTTCTTGATGAACACTGacattgaaacagaaaaaaaattaatttcggAGGAGTCCCGTGTTACCTGTGAAGAACCTGATGAAGTTTATAATTCAGATGACATCCAAGAAGTAATAATAGGATGGAATAATGCTGAGAAGAAAGATAATGAATTAAGCTCTAATAAAAGCATAACGACTGATGAAAATGCACCTCCTGTACGAAGAAGGACAAATTCAGAGTCTTTACGACTACACTCATTAGCTGCAGAAGCTCTTGTTACAATGCCTATCAGAGCTGCAGAACTAACAAGGTCTAGCTTCAGGACTCTGACTGGGGAGGATGCTGTGGATGCaggtgcagggcagggagaagctgATGGCCCATGCATGGCTCATTCTAAAGTGGTGTCCTCACTTAAGAGTCCTTCGGAGGAGTTTAGTGGCTTAAACCAAAGTGAATGTGCAATAGTCGAGATACAGAAAGAAAGGCCAGAGTTATCAGAAGCACCAATTAAAATGGGCATCAGTATGTCACTGCTCACTGTCAttgaaaaactgaaggagaggaCGGATCAGAATGCTTCTGATGATGACATTTTGAAAGAACTACAAGACAACGCACAATGCCAAAATGCAAATGATGCAAATATTCCTGGGAGTAACCTCGTAGAATATATACCTAACGTAGATCGACCCTACCGCTGTCGCCTCTGCCATTATAGCAGTGGTAATAAGGGGTACATAAAACAACACTTGAGAGTCCATCGTCAGAGGCAGCCCTACCAGTGTCCTATCTGTGAACACATCGCTGACGACAGTAAGGATTTAGAGAGCCACATGATCAACCACTGCAAAACAAGAATGTATCAGTGCAAGCAATGTGAAGAATCCTTTCATTATAAG AGCCAACTGCGAAATCATGAAAGAGAACAACACAGTCTTCCAGATATCTTTTCAACAGCTACATCTAACAAACTAATAGTTTCCAATGGAGTAGACGAAAGAGAAG GAAGTAAGTCTTCAGTTCAGAAACTGTATAGATGTGATGTATGTGACTACACAAGCACAACTTATGTTGGTGTACGAAATCACAGACGAATTCATAACTCCGATAAGCCATATAG ATGTCGAGTATGTGACTTCGCCACCACAAATATGAATAGCTTGAAATGCCATATGAGGCGCCACCCCCAGGAGCATCAGGCAGTGCAGCTAATGGAACAGTACAA ATGTTCTCTCTGTGGATATGTATGTAGCCATCCTCCATCCCTGAAGTCCCACATGTGGAAGCATGCAAGTGACCAAAATTATAACTATGAGCAAGTGAACAAGGCTATTAATGATGCAATTTCACAAAGCAGCAG gtTTCAAGGACAGCTTCCTGACAAAACCTTATTAGAAGGCACAGATGAAAGTACAGTATCTATACTAGGAAGTTCAGACAACTTGGTGTCTTTTACAGAGTCCATTAACCAGACTACAAATGAAATTTCAGGTTCTGATGAAAATGAGAAACCTAACTTGATGAATACCTCATGCAGTTTAGAAAAGAACTCCACTCTACCCCATCTTGGCACAGAATACTGTgttcttctcttctgctgctgcatttgtGGTTTTGAGTCTACCaacaaagaaaatctgctcgATCATATGAAAGAACATGAGGGTGAAATCATAAACATCATTCTAAATAAGGACCACAGCACAACTCAGAGCACAAACTAG
- the ZNF507 gene encoding zinc finger protein 507 isoform X2: MEEGSSVAVLMPNIGEQEAVLISETLIGPTLQNSEDQRKCKTDPLIHVIQKLSKIVESEKSQRCLLIGKKRSHPNASAQSFDADDLCEIPAKAIELSVIATKKTEELQADYFVTECLPQSKKKVTCYQCSLCKFLSPSLLTLQEHIKQHGQKNEVILMCSECHFASKSQEELESHFQNHHENDSKNSIQTKVQQCVNVARSFLQGPVEGSVKSGTDQTGNLECKDITTTHVPEMGRRKWYTYEQYGMYRCLICRYTCGQQRMLKTHAWKHAGEVDCSYPIFEEENETTNLSDMVVTHTPQSVDTVVLSLENNELDIHSEPSLQLQICNSEQLSCKSPLGTNVKEEEMLNQSVVHSPTAEVLEETVSDTEQDNMMADSLLSSAQKIINCSPNKKGHVNVIVERLPGAEESVLQKPFLMNTDIETEKKLISEESRVTCEEPDEVYNSDDIQEVIIGWNNAEKKDNELSSNKSITTDENAPPVRRRTNSESLRLHSLAAEALVTMPIRAAELTRSSFRTLTGEDAVDAGAGQGEADGPCMAHSKVVSSLKSPSEEFSGLNQSECAIVEIQKERPELSEAPIKMGISMSLLTVIEKLKERTDQNASDDDILKELQDNAQCQNANDANIPGSNLVEYIPNVDRPYRCRLCHYSSGNKGYIKQHLRVHRQRQPYQCPICEHIADDSKDLESHMINHCKTRMYQCKQCEESFHYKSQLRNHEREQHSLPDIFSTATSNKLIVSNGVDEREGSKSSVQKLYRCDVCDYTSTTYVGVRNHRRIHNSDKPYRCRVCDFATTNMNSLKCHMRRHPQEHQAVQLMEQYKCSLCGYVCSHPPSLKSHMWKHASDQNYNYEQVNKAINDAISQSSRFQGQLPDKTLLEGTDESSDENEKPNLMNTSCSLEKNSTLPHLGTEYCVLLFCCCICGFESTNKENLLDHMKEHEGEIINIILNKDHSTTQSTN; the protein is encoded by the exons ATGGAAGAAGGAAGCAGCGTTGCAGTATTGATGCCAAATATTGGGGAACAGGAAGCTGTGCTGATTTCGGAAACACTGATTGGCCCAACACTGCAGAACAGCGAAGATCAGAGAAAATGTAAAACCGATCCTCTAATCCATGTTATCCAAAAACTAAGCAAAATAGTTGAGAGTGAAAAGTCACAAAGATGCCTTTTAATAGGGAAAAAGCGTTCCCATCCTAATGCTTCTGCCCAGTCCTTTGATGCAGACGATCTTTGTGAAATCCCTGCTAAAGCAATTGAGCTATCTGTTATTGCTACTAAAAAGACTGAAGAGTTACAAGCAGATTATTTTGTGACTGAATGTcttccacaaagcaaaaaaaaggtgACATGCTACCAGTGTAGTCTATGTAAGTTTCTATCACCTTCTCTCTTAACACTACAAGAACATATAAAGCAACATGGGCAGAAAAATGAAGTGATATTGATGTGCTCGGAATGTCATTTTGCTTCGAAAAGCCAAGAAGAACTTGAATCCCACTTCCAAAATCACCATGAGAATGACAGTAAAAATAGCATCCAGACAAAAGTGCAGCAATGCGTAAATGTCGCTCGTTCATTTTTGCAAGGGCCAGTGGAAGGAAGTGTCAAATCAGGGACTGATCAGACAGGAAATCTGGAATGTAAAGATATAACTACTACTCATGTGCCTGAAATGGGCAGGAGAAAATGGTATACTTACGAGCAGTATGGCATGTACCGGTGTTTAATTTGTCGGTACACCTGTGGTCAGCAAAGAATGTTGAAAACGCACGCTTGGAAGCATGCGGGTGAGGTTGATTGCTCCTATCCtatatttgaggaagaaaatgaaactacCAACTTGTCAGACATGGTTGTAACTCACACACCTCAGAGCGTGGATACAGTTgttctttctttggaaaacaaTGAACTTGATATCCATAGTGAACCTTCTCTTCAGCTTCAGATTTGCAATTCTGAGCAACTGTCATGCAAATCGCCATTAGGAACAAATgtaaaagaggaagagatgttAAATCAGTCTGTAGTGCATTCTCCTACTGCAGAGGTTTTGGAGGAGACTGTATCAGATACAGAACAGGATAATATGATGGCTGATAGCCTGCTTTCATCAGCACAGAAAATCATTAATTGTAGTCCAAATAAAAAGGGTCACGTTAATGTAATAGTAGAGCGTTTGCCAGGTGCTGAAGAAAGTGTCTTACAAAAGCCTTTCTTGATGAACACTGacattgaaacagaaaaaaaattaatttcggAGGAGTCCCGTGTTACCTGTGAAGAACCTGATGAAGTTTATAATTCAGATGACATCCAAGAAGTAATAATAGGATGGAATAATGCTGAGAAGAAAGATAATGAATTAAGCTCTAATAAAAGCATAACGACTGATGAAAATGCACCTCCTGTACGAAGAAGGACAAATTCAGAGTCTTTACGACTACACTCATTAGCTGCAGAAGCTCTTGTTACAATGCCTATCAGAGCTGCAGAACTAACAAGGTCTAGCTTCAGGACTCTGACTGGGGAGGATGCTGTGGATGCaggtgcagggcagggagaagctgATGGCCCATGCATGGCTCATTCTAAAGTGGTGTCCTCACTTAAGAGTCCTTCGGAGGAGTTTAGTGGCTTAAACCAAAGTGAATGTGCAATAGTCGAGATACAGAAAGAAAGGCCAGAGTTATCAGAAGCACCAATTAAAATGGGCATCAGTATGTCACTGCTCACTGTCAttgaaaaactgaaggagaggaCGGATCAGAATGCTTCTGATGATGACATTTTGAAAGAACTACAAGACAACGCACAATGCCAAAATGCAAATGATGCAAATATTCCTGGGAGTAACCTCGTAGAATATATACCTAACGTAGATCGACCCTACCGCTGTCGCCTCTGCCATTATAGCAGTGGTAATAAGGGGTACATAAAACAACACTTGAGAGTCCATCGTCAGAGGCAGCCCTACCAGTGTCCTATCTGTGAACACATCGCTGACGACAGTAAGGATTTAGAGAGCCACATGATCAACCACTGCAAAACAAGAATGTATCAGTGCAAGCAATGTGAAGAATCCTTTCATTATAAG AGCCAACTGCGAAATCATGAAAGAGAACAACACAGTCTTCCAGATATCTTTTCAACAGCTACATCTAACAAACTAATAGTTTCCAATGGAGTAGACGAAAGAGAAG GAAGTAAGTCTTCAGTTCAGAAACTGTATAGATGTGATGTATGTGACTACACAAGCACAACTTATGTTGGTGTACGAAATCACAGACGAATTCATAACTCCGATAAGCCATATAG ATGTCGAGTATGTGACTTCGCCACCACAAATATGAATAGCTTGAAATGCCATATGAGGCGCCACCCCCAGGAGCATCAGGCAGTGCAGCTAATGGAACAGTACAA ATGTTCTCTCTGTGGATATGTATGTAGCCATCCTCCATCCCTGAAGTCCCACATGTGGAAGCATGCAAGTGACCAAAATTATAACTATGAGCAAGTGAACAAGGCTATTAATGATGCAATTTCACAAAGCAGCAG gtTTCAAGGACAGCTTCCTGACAAAACCTTATTAGAAGGCACAGATGAAA GTTCTGATGAAAATGAGAAACCTAACTTGATGAATACCTCATGCAGTTTAGAAAAGAACTCCACTCTACCCCATCTTGGCACAGAATACTGTgttcttctcttctgctgctgcatttgtGGTTTTGAGTCTACCaacaaagaaaatctgctcgATCATATGAAAGAACATGAGGGTGAAATCATAAACATCATTCTAAATAAGGACCACAGCACAACTCAGAGCACAAACTAG
- the ZNF507 gene encoding zinc finger protein 507 isoform X3 produces MEEGSSVAVLMPNIGEQEAVLISETLIGPTLQNSEDQRKCKTDPLIHVIQKLSKIVESEKSQRCLLIGKKRSHPNASAQSFDADDLCEIPAKAIELSVIATKKTEELQADYFVTECLPQSKKKVTCYQCSLCKFLSPSLLTLQEHIKQHGQKNEVILMCSECHFASKSQEELESHFQNHHENDSKNSIQTKVQQCVNVARSFLQGPVEGSVKSGTDQTGNLECKDITTTHVPEMGRRKWYTYEQYGMYRCLICRYTCGQQRMLKTHAWKHAGEVDCSYPIFEEENETTNLSDMVVTHTPQSVDTVVLSLENNELDIHSEPSLQLQICNSEQLSCKSPLGTNVKEEEMLNQSVVHSPTAEVLEETVSDTEQDNMMADSLLSSAQKIINCSPNKKGHVNVIVERLPGAEESVLQKPFLMNTDIETEKKLISEESRVTCEEPDEVYNSDDIQEVIIGWNNAEKKDNELSSNKSITTDENAPPVRRRTNSESLRLHSLAAEALVTMPIRAAELTRSSFRTLTGEDAVDAGAGQGEADGPCMAHSKVVSSLKSPSEEFSGLNQSECAIVEIQKERPELSEAPIKMGISMSLLTVIEKLKERTDQNASDDDILKELQDNAQCQNANDANIPGSNLVEYIPNVDRPYRCRLCHYSSGNKGYIKQHLRVHRQRQPYQCPICEHIADDSKDLESHMINHCKTRMYQCKQCEESFHYKSQLRNHEREQHSLPDIFSTATSNKLIVSNGVDEREGSKSSVQKLYRCDVCDYTSTTYVGVRNHRRIHNSDKPYRCSLCGYVCSHPPSLKSHMWKHASDQNYNYEQVNKAINDAISQSSRFQGQLPDKTLLEGTDESTVSILGSSDNLVSFTESINQTTNEISGSDENEKPNLMNTSCSLEKNSTLPHLGTEYCVLLFCCCICGFESTNKENLLDHMKEHEGEIINIILNKDHSTTQSTN; encoded by the exons ATGGAAGAAGGAAGCAGCGTTGCAGTATTGATGCCAAATATTGGGGAACAGGAAGCTGTGCTGATTTCGGAAACACTGATTGGCCCAACACTGCAGAACAGCGAAGATCAGAGAAAATGTAAAACCGATCCTCTAATCCATGTTATCCAAAAACTAAGCAAAATAGTTGAGAGTGAAAAGTCACAAAGATGCCTTTTAATAGGGAAAAAGCGTTCCCATCCTAATGCTTCTGCCCAGTCCTTTGATGCAGACGATCTTTGTGAAATCCCTGCTAAAGCAATTGAGCTATCTGTTATTGCTACTAAAAAGACTGAAGAGTTACAAGCAGATTATTTTGTGACTGAATGTcttccacaaagcaaaaaaaaggtgACATGCTACCAGTGTAGTCTATGTAAGTTTCTATCACCTTCTCTCTTAACACTACAAGAACATATAAAGCAACATGGGCAGAAAAATGAAGTGATATTGATGTGCTCGGAATGTCATTTTGCTTCGAAAAGCCAAGAAGAACTTGAATCCCACTTCCAAAATCACCATGAGAATGACAGTAAAAATAGCATCCAGACAAAAGTGCAGCAATGCGTAAATGTCGCTCGTTCATTTTTGCAAGGGCCAGTGGAAGGAAGTGTCAAATCAGGGACTGATCAGACAGGAAATCTGGAATGTAAAGATATAACTACTACTCATGTGCCTGAAATGGGCAGGAGAAAATGGTATACTTACGAGCAGTATGGCATGTACCGGTGTTTAATTTGTCGGTACACCTGTGGTCAGCAAAGAATGTTGAAAACGCACGCTTGGAAGCATGCGGGTGAGGTTGATTGCTCCTATCCtatatttgaggaagaaaatgaaactacCAACTTGTCAGACATGGTTGTAACTCACACACCTCAGAGCGTGGATACAGTTgttctttctttggaaaacaaTGAACTTGATATCCATAGTGAACCTTCTCTTCAGCTTCAGATTTGCAATTCTGAGCAACTGTCATGCAAATCGCCATTAGGAACAAATgtaaaagaggaagagatgttAAATCAGTCTGTAGTGCATTCTCCTACTGCAGAGGTTTTGGAGGAGACTGTATCAGATACAGAACAGGATAATATGATGGCTGATAGCCTGCTTTCATCAGCACAGAAAATCATTAATTGTAGTCCAAATAAAAAGGGTCACGTTAATGTAATAGTAGAGCGTTTGCCAGGTGCTGAAGAAAGTGTCTTACAAAAGCCTTTCTTGATGAACACTGacattgaaacagaaaaaaaattaatttcggAGGAGTCCCGTGTTACCTGTGAAGAACCTGATGAAGTTTATAATTCAGATGACATCCAAGAAGTAATAATAGGATGGAATAATGCTGAGAAGAAAGATAATGAATTAAGCTCTAATAAAAGCATAACGACTGATGAAAATGCACCTCCTGTACGAAGAAGGACAAATTCAGAGTCTTTACGACTACACTCATTAGCTGCAGAAGCTCTTGTTACAATGCCTATCAGAGCTGCAGAACTAACAAGGTCTAGCTTCAGGACTCTGACTGGGGAGGATGCTGTGGATGCaggtgcagggcagggagaagctgATGGCCCATGCATGGCTCATTCTAAAGTGGTGTCCTCACTTAAGAGTCCTTCGGAGGAGTTTAGTGGCTTAAACCAAAGTGAATGTGCAATAGTCGAGATACAGAAAGAAAGGCCAGAGTTATCAGAAGCACCAATTAAAATGGGCATCAGTATGTCACTGCTCACTGTCAttgaaaaactgaaggagaggaCGGATCAGAATGCTTCTGATGATGACATTTTGAAAGAACTACAAGACAACGCACAATGCCAAAATGCAAATGATGCAAATATTCCTGGGAGTAACCTCGTAGAATATATACCTAACGTAGATCGACCCTACCGCTGTCGCCTCTGCCATTATAGCAGTGGTAATAAGGGGTACATAAAACAACACTTGAGAGTCCATCGTCAGAGGCAGCCCTACCAGTGTCCTATCTGTGAACACATCGCTGACGACAGTAAGGATTTAGAGAGCCACATGATCAACCACTGCAAAACAAGAATGTATCAGTGCAAGCAATGTGAAGAATCCTTTCATTATAAG AGCCAACTGCGAAATCATGAAAGAGAACAACACAGTCTTCCAGATATCTTTTCAACAGCTACATCTAACAAACTAATAGTTTCCAATGGAGTAGACGAAAGAGAAG GAAGTAAGTCTTCAGTTCAGAAACTGTATAGATGTGATGTATGTGACTACACAAGCACAACTTATGTTGGTGTACGAAATCACAGACGAATTCATAACTCCGATAAGCCATATAG ATGTTCTCTCTGTGGATATGTATGTAGCCATCCTCCATCCCTGAAGTCCCACATGTGGAAGCATGCAAGTGACCAAAATTATAACTATGAGCAAGTGAACAAGGCTATTAATGATGCAATTTCACAAAGCAGCAG gtTTCAAGGACAGCTTCCTGACAAAACCTTATTAGAAGGCACAGATGAAAGTACAGTATCTATACTAGGAAGTTCAGACAACTTGGTGTCTTTTACAGAGTCCATTAACCAGACTACAAATGAAATTTCAGGTTCTGATGAAAATGAGAAACCTAACTTGATGAATACCTCATGCAGTTTAGAAAAGAACTCCACTCTACCCCATCTTGGCACAGAATACTGTgttcttctcttctgctgctgcatttgtGGTTTTGAGTCTACCaacaaagaaaatctgctcgATCATATGAAAGAACATGAGGGTGAAATCATAAACATCATTCTAAATAAGGACCACAGCACAACTCAGAGCACAAACTAG